From a single Silene latifolia isolate original U9 population chromosome 6, ASM4854445v1, whole genome shotgun sequence genomic region:
- the LOC141588664 gene encoding protein P21-like translates to MSFPLRLFGLVLVTSLFSTSVLAVTFTVKNNCNYIVWGAAVPGGGQQLNPGGTWTFYVPPGQTGGRVWGRKGCTSNGPNQLSCTTGDCGGVLRCTGYSAPPNTLAEYSLNQYAGRDFFDISLVDGYNLPMSFTPVSNGCNSGPTCPAQLINSCPGQLRAQGACQNPCTIYQSDQYCNHPSQLSMYFKNACPTAYSYPRDDPTSTFTCPGNTNYLVTFCP, encoded by the coding sequence ATGTCATTCCCCCTTCGCCTTTTCGGTCTTGTTTTAGTGACATCCCTATTCTCTACCTCTGTTTTAGCTGTTACCTTTACGGTTAAGAACAATTGCAACTATATCGTATGGGGTGCAGCTGTCCCTGGCGGTGGCCAACAGCTGAATCCAGGAGGAACATGGACCTTTTATGTGCCCCCGGGCCAGACTGGGGGACGCGTTTGGGGTCGTAAAGGTTGCACCTCAAACGGGCCCAACCAACTCAGTTGCACCACGGGAGATTGTGGTGGAGTCCTCCGATGCACTGGTTACAGTGCGCCACCAAATACTCTAGCTGAATACTCCCTTAATCAATACGCTGGCCGTGACTTTTTCGATATATCATTGGTTGATGGGTACAACTTGCCCATGTCATTTACACCCGTATCCAACGGTTGCAATTCTGGGCCCACTTGCCCGGCCCAGCTTATTAACTCATGTCCAGGTCAGTTACGGGCACAAGGTGCGTGTCAAAACCCGTGCACGATTTACCAGAGCGACCAGTATTGCAACCATCCCTCCCAATTATCAATGTATTTCAAGAATGCTTGCCCTACTGCTTATAGTTACCCTCGTGATGATCCTACAAGTACTTTTACTTGCCCTGGTAATACTAATTACTTGGTAACATTTTGTCCCTAG